One part of the Dyadobacter sp. 676 genome encodes these proteins:
- a CDS encoding TonB-dependent siderophore receptor, translated as MRIFCLLILSLCCSITLAQTGHIKGHIKNAAGQPAESVNLILKGTGKGTLSDAGGNFEFGALVPGHYQLTGTGVGIKRIDRNVHVKAGETATLEIIAEENTQELQTVEIVGNRGTSYKNDLSFIASKTATPIKEVPQAISYVTKEVMRDQGTFLMGDAVKNMSGVNQFTFYDDLTIRGFRMNGGSTTQLVNGLRTFSGFWKQPPVNYLERVEVIKGAASALYGNTSPGGTINRVTKKPLDTPRKSLSFTTGSFNTLRTLADFTGPMNESKTLLYRLNLGYVNAQSFRNMQFDKNIIVAPSVSFLPTDKTRINFDLVFNRSNSRLDRGQSVKGNDLYSSSIRTSLNAVNDYLNEETYLITTSLNHQFTRNTSFNVAYLRTGYSEDLLEHRSSNANAVDSAGKPIENLVARQVFVRKTKSFMDNVSLFFNHNFNTGIAEHKLVAGYDFIQSATPKGSGQQTANGYLLKAGGAAAYNPKTPEKFIFYNYTENGVTYSIPKPNIAHYDLTLQNNNMEDPSKYIYNVTANAATTPVLYKLHGLYLQEQLKIKKLQILLGLRYDTYIDKKGYTTNNEQNVTQHALLPRIGAVYSLTDHVNVYGTYTQGYNPQDPVVQSNPLSGGPFDPIRSSLSEAGLKTEWLDGRLTANVSVYQITQTNTLYSANAADRPDLMLQIGKETAKGVEFDVTGNILPNWNVIMTYSYNDAKVTDAGSKATDQVLVNLQKPNAPKNQGSVWTKYTFVDNFLNGFGVGLGSNFVTERNLSLNNNQTLPGYTLLNGAVYYKIDKFQFQVNLNNLANKTYWVGGYDYLRLFPGAPRNFMATISYTF; from the coding sequence ATGAGGATATTTTGTTTACTCATCCTTTCTCTTTGCTGCTCCATCACCCTGGCTCAAACCGGCCACATCAAAGGCCATATCAAAAACGCCGCGGGACAACCTGCCGAATCCGTCAACCTGATCCTCAAAGGGACCGGTAAAGGAACACTTAGTGACGCCGGTGGTAATTTCGAGTTTGGAGCATTGGTTCCCGGCCATTACCAGCTCACAGGCACAGGCGTGGGCATTAAGCGTATCGATCGGAACGTTCATGTGAAGGCTGGCGAGACGGCGACGCTCGAAATTATCGCCGAAGAGAACACACAGGAACTGCAAACCGTAGAAATCGTCGGTAACCGCGGCACGAGCTACAAGAACGATTTGTCGTTTATCGCCAGCAAAACCGCGACGCCGATCAAAGAAGTGCCGCAGGCCATTTCCTATGTTACCAAGGAGGTAATGCGCGACCAAGGCACGTTCCTGATGGGCGATGCTGTGAAAAACATGAGCGGCGTCAACCAGTTTACTTTCTATGACGATTTGACGATCCGCGGCTTCCGGATGAACGGCGGCAGTACCACACAGTTAGTCAACGGGCTACGCACATTTTCCGGTTTCTGGAAACAACCGCCTGTAAACTACCTCGAACGCGTGGAAGTGATTAAAGGTGCGGCTTCCGCGTTGTACGGCAATACTTCGCCAGGCGGAACTATTAACCGCGTGACGAAAAAGCCCCTCGATACGCCCCGAAAATCACTGAGCTTTACAACCGGCAGCTTCAATACCCTTCGTACCCTGGCCGATTTCACCGGCCCGATGAATGAGAGCAAGACATTGCTTTACCGCCTCAATCTCGGCTATGTGAATGCGCAAAGTTTCCGGAATATGCAGTTCGACAAAAACATCATCGTCGCGCCGTCGGTATCGTTCCTGCCTACCGACAAAACCCGCATCAACTTCGACCTTGTTTTCAACCGGTCGAACAGCCGTCTGGACCGTGGGCAATCGGTGAAAGGCAATGACCTCTATTCAAGCTCCATCCGTACGTCGCTGAATGCCGTCAACGATTATCTCAATGAAGAAACTTACCTGATTACCACTTCATTGAACCACCAGTTTACCCGGAATACCTCGTTCAACGTCGCTTACCTCCGTACCGGTTACTCGGAAGACCTGCTCGAGCACCGCAGCAGCAACGCCAATGCGGTGGATTCGGCAGGAAAACCGATCGAAAACCTGGTGGCCCGGCAAGTGTTTGTGCGCAAGACCAAGTCGTTCATGGACAATGTATCGCTGTTCTTCAACCACAACTTCAACACGGGCATCGCGGAACACAAGCTGGTGGCGGGCTACGATTTCATCCAATCCGCTACACCCAAGGGCTCGGGCCAGCAAACCGCCAATGGATACCTGCTTAAAGCGGGCGGCGCGGCAGCTTATAACCCGAAGACGCCTGAAAAGTTTATCTTCTACAACTATACCGAAAACGGCGTCACTTACAGCATTCCAAAGCCGAACATCGCACATTACGACCTGACGTTGCAGAACAACAACATGGAGGATCCTTCCAAATACATTTACAACGTGACGGCCAATGCGGCCACCACACCCGTGCTTTACAAATTGCATGGCTTGTATTTACAGGAGCAACTCAAAATCAAAAAGTTACAGATTCTGCTCGGCTTGCGCTACGACACCTACATCGATAAGAAAGGCTATACCACCAACAACGAACAAAACGTAACGCAACACGCATTGCTGCCACGCATCGGGGCCGTGTACTCGCTGACGGACCATGTTAATGTGTACGGTACCTATACCCAGGGTTATAATCCACAGGACCCGGTCGTACAGAGCAACCCGTTGTCGGGCGGGCCATTCGATCCGATCCGTAGCAGCCTGTCGGAAGCCGGTTTGAAAACAGAGTGGCTCGACGGCCGGTTGACCGCGAATGTTTCGGTTTATCAGATCACTCAAACCAACACTTTATACTCGGCCAACGCAGCCGACAGGCCCGATCTGATGCTGCAAATAGGCAAAGAAACCGCAAAAGGGGTGGAATTCGACGTGACAGGCAATATCCTGCCCAACTGGAACGTGATCATGACTTACAGCTATAACGATGCCAAGGTTACCGATGCGGGCTCAAAGGCGACCGACCAGGTGCTGGTGAATTTACAAAAACCCAATGCGCCGAAAAACCAGGGGAGTGTCTGGACGAAATATACCTTCGTGGACAACTTCCTGAACGGCTTTGGCGTCGGGCTTGGTAGCAATTTCGTGACCGAGCGCAACCTTTCTCTCAACAACAACCAGACATTGCCAGGCTACACTTTGCTGAACGGGGCCGTTTACTACAAAATCGACAAGTTCCAGTTCCAGGTGAATCTGAACAACCTGGCCAACAAGACCTACTGGGTGGGTGGTTACGATTACCTGCGCCTGTTCCCCGGCGCGCCGCGCAACTTCATGGCGACCATTTCCTATACCTTTTAA
- a CDS encoding Gfo/Idh/MocA family oxidoreductase, translating to MKDQKEQNQDRRSFLKATAKGTAGIIAASMFPAIVPSTVFGKNAPSNKINIGQIGFGRIGSTHDLPEVIKNEAAHVIAVADLDKNRLAKGKEWIERKYAERTGKEKYLEVKTYDDYHEILGRKDIDAVIISTPDHWHAQPAMEAAVAGKHIYMQKPTSLTIREGRQMADMIKKKGVIFQLGSQQRSVSPWPQFKRTCELVRNGRIGKLKKVYVGLPGDPPGGNPEPMPVPPNLNYDMWLGSTPEVYYTLDRVHSQTDINDRPGWLRLEQFGAGMITGWGSHHIDIAHWGMDTELTGPIEIEGKATFPAKGSGLWDVHGDFLVNALYENGVVMEIGGTNPNGVKFEGTDGWIFVSRGNVGVTASDPVAAQNAKENKAFYASDPKILGSVIGENEIHLYESPEQHRNWIESIQSGKQTISHAEIAHRSCTACLLAHTAMKLGRKVKWDPKKEEFINDKEANAMLSRPQRGKYGTNNVKG from the coding sequence ATGAAAGATCAGAAGGAGCAAAACCAGGACAGAAGGTCATTTTTAAAGGCTACCGCGAAGGGCACGGCCGGTATCATCGCAGCATCGATGTTCCCGGCCATCGTCCCGTCGACGGTTTTTGGCAAGAATGCCCCGAGCAATAAGATCAATATCGGACAGATCGGTTTTGGCCGCATCGGGTCCACGCACGACTTGCCGGAGGTGATCAAAAACGAAGCGGCGCACGTGATCGCCGTCGCCGATCTGGACAAGAACCGGTTGGCAAAAGGTAAGGAATGGATCGAACGGAAATATGCCGAACGTACCGGAAAAGAAAAATACCTCGAAGTAAAGACCTACGACGATTACCATGAAATATTGGGCCGCAAGGACATCGACGCGGTCATCATCAGCACGCCCGACCACTGGCATGCCCAACCCGCCATGGAGGCAGCCGTTGCCGGCAAGCATATTTATATGCAAAAACCCACATCGCTAACGATCCGGGAAGGCCGCCAGATGGCCGACATGATCAAGAAGAAAGGGGTCATTTTCCAATTGGGCAGCCAGCAGCGTTCGGTAAGTCCCTGGCCGCAGTTCAAGCGTACGTGCGAGCTGGTGCGCAACGGACGCATTGGAAAACTGAAAAAAGTATATGTGGGGCTTCCCGGCGATCCTCCGGGAGGAAATCCCGAACCGATGCCCGTCCCTCCCAACCTGAACTACGACATGTGGCTCGGTTCGACACCGGAAGTTTACTATACGCTAGACCGCGTGCATTCGCAGACCGATATTAACGACCGTCCGGGCTGGCTGCGCCTTGAACAATTCGGCGCAGGCATGATTACCGGCTGGGGCTCCCACCATATCGACATCGCACATTGGGGTATGGATACCGAGCTTACCGGACCAATTGAAATTGAGGGCAAAGCCACATTCCCTGCGAAAGGCTCAGGTCTTTGGGACGTACACGGTGACTTTCTGGTAAATGCGTTGTATGAAAACGGCGTGGTGATGGAAATCGGCGGTACTAACCCGAACGGCGTGAAATTCGAGGGTACCGATGGCTGGATCTTCGTGTCCCGCGGCAATGTAGGCGTTACCGCCTCCGACCCGGTGGCCGCTCAAAATGCGAAAGAGAACAAGGCATTCTACGCGAGCGATCCGAAAATCCTCGGCTCGGTGATCGGGGAAAATGAAATCCATTTGTACGAAAGCCCTGAGCAGCACCGGAACTGGATCGAAAGTATTCAGAGTGGCAAGCAAACCATCAGTCACGCCGAAATCGCACACCGCTCGTGTACCGCTTGCCTGCTCGCACATACGGCCATGAAACTCGGCCGCAAAGTGAAGTGGGACCCCAAAAAAGAGGAATTCATTAATGACAAGGAAGCAAACGCGATGCTCTCGCGCCCGCAGCGTGGAAAGTATGGGACTAATAATGTGAAAGGTTAA
- a CDS encoding META domain-containing protein: MKALILPAASVLFFSLLTGCGKTTTINSNMELTGKWQLESIVQDDDTIKKPATTKGLMDIGLNFKEKGELEGTTSTNILTGFYETAQQNTIQIGGGGTERAETSWGNLFVNALPNVNLYDLKANRLILYYDNSNQLIFSRVQ, encoded by the coding sequence ATGAAAGCCCTTATACTTCCGGCAGCATCCGTGCTGTTTTTTTCGCTATTGACCGGCTGTGGAAAAACCACCACGATCAACAGTAACATGGAATTAACCGGCAAATGGCAATTGGAGAGCATCGTGCAGGATGATGATACCATCAAAAAACCAGCCACTACCAAGGGCTTGATGGACATAGGCCTCAACTTTAAAGAAAAGGGCGAACTGGAAGGAACCACTTCCACCAACATTCTTACAGGTTTTTACGAAACAGCCCAGCAGAACACTATCCAGATAGGCGGGGGCGGAACGGAAAGGGCCGAAACAAGCTGGGGCAATCTCTTTGTGAACGCCCTGCCGAACGTAAACCTATACGATCTGAAAGCCAACAGGTTGATTCTGTATTACGATAACAGCAACCAGCTCATTTTTAGCCGGGTGCAATAA
- a CDS encoding sugar phosphate isomerase/epimerase yields MKYSMNLLLWGNQIDESLFPTLELIKEIGFDGVEVPIFNTNPEHWFKFRQKLDSLGLACETDTICGPSEHLISPDPAMRRHTIDHLKRALDCSLVLGATRLMGPYHSALGVFTGKPATEEEWQWGIEGIREVADYAESLDITLGLEYLNRFELYLTSCGDEVIRFVDEVNRPNCKIMFDTFHANIEEKNIGDTIRKAGDRISFIQLSENDRSTPGKGNVDWEGVFQAIRDIRYDGWISIEAFSQKLSVANIWRKMFDSEEKLMRDGLAFVKSNLG; encoded by the coding sequence ATGAAGTACAGCATGAACCTCCTTTTATGGGGGAACCAGATTGACGAAAGCCTGTTTCCTACCCTCGAACTGATTAAAGAGATCGGTTTTGACGGTGTGGAAGTGCCGATTTTCAATACAAACCCCGAGCATTGGTTCAAATTCCGGCAGAAGCTCGACAGCCTGGGCCTCGCTTGCGAGACCGACACCATTTGCGGGCCGTCCGAGCATTTGATCAGCCCGGACCCCGCCATGCGCCGCCATACGATCGACCATCTGAAACGTGCGCTGGATTGCTCGCTGGTACTCGGCGCCACCCGGCTGATGGGTCCCTACCATTCCGCATTGGGCGTTTTTACAGGTAAGCCGGCCACCGAAGAGGAATGGCAATGGGGCATTGAAGGTATCCGCGAAGTGGCCGATTATGCCGAATCGCTCGATATTACCCTGGGACTGGAGTATCTGAACCGCTTCGAACTGTATCTGACCAGTTGCGGCGACGAGGTTATTCGCTTCGTCGACGAGGTGAACCGTCCGAACTGCAAAATCATGTTCGACACATTCCACGCGAATATCGAAGAGAAAAATATAGGCGATACGATCCGCAAAGCCGGCGACCGCATTTCATTTATCCAGCTTTCTGAAAATGACCGTTCGACCCCGGGCAAGGGCAATGTCGATTGGGAAGGCGTTTTCCAGGCGATCCGCGATATCCGGTACGACGGCTGGATCAGCATCGAGGCGTTCAGTCAAAAGCTGTCGGTAGCCAACATCTGGCGCAAAATGTTCGATTCGGAAGAAAAGCTGATGCGCGACGGCCTCGCATTCGTCAAATCCAATCTAGGATAG
- a CDS encoding AraC family transcriptional regulator — protein sequence MKAPIHKNIESQVRTVTVHELKEPHFDPNWHFHPHYQLFTVLEGTGKRLIGDSIQTFGPGDTVFLGPDVPHLWRSDPAYFETGSNLMTHGIVLYFQEDFLGKDFLEKPEMLGLRQLLADSKRGISYKGTLAEHIRDELISLTTVEGFKGILQLLMLLDKLAHDTTGEPISSYGYVNNYKVSETERMQKVHNYVLQHFFQEIRLSDVASLAGMTEAAFCRYFKARSNKTFIDFVNEIRIGHACKLLLEDKWTIAQIAYDSGFDSLSNFNRNFKKYIGHTPREYKGNY from the coding sequence ATGAAAGCACCCATCCACAAAAACATCGAGAGCCAGGTCCGCACAGTAACCGTACACGAATTGAAAGAGCCCCATTTCGATCCTAACTGGCATTTTCATCCGCATTACCAATTATTTACCGTACTAGAGGGAACCGGCAAACGGTTGATCGGCGACTCTATCCAGACGTTCGGGCCCGGCGATACGGTATTCCTCGGTCCGGATGTTCCCCACCTGTGGCGCAGCGATCCCGCCTATTTCGAAACAGGTTCGAACCTGATGACACACGGCATCGTGCTCTACTTTCAGGAAGATTTTCTTGGAAAAGATTTTCTCGAAAAGCCGGAAATGCTCGGCCTGCGCCAGTTGCTGGCGGATTCCAAACGAGGGATTTCATACAAAGGCACATTGGCCGAACATATTCGCGACGAGCTGATCTCGCTCACGACCGTCGAGGGCTTCAAGGGTATCCTGCAATTGCTGATGCTCCTCGATAAACTGGCCCATGATACCACCGGGGAACCCATTTCCAGTTATGGCTACGTTAATAATTACAAAGTGTCCGAAACCGAGCGGATGCAGAAGGTGCACAATTATGTACTCCAGCATTTTTTCCAGGAAATCCGCCTAAGCGACGTCGCTTCCCTCGCCGGTATGACCGAAGCCGCGTTCTGCCGGTACTTCAAGGCACGGTCGAACAAGACATTTATCGATTTCGTCAACGAAATCCGCATCGGTCATGCCTGCAAGCTGCTTCTGGAAGATAAATGGACCATCGCACAGATCGCTTACGACAGTGGTTTCGATTCGTTATCGAACTTTAACAGGAATTTCAAGAAGTACATCGGCCATACGCCGCGAGAGTATAAGGGGAATTATTGA
- a CDS encoding ThuA domain-containing protein, translating to MKKQNILTTCLLCLLFLGPGWPESTHAQKIKWNKVKILVYTKNGKGYVHDNIANSKTAILALGKQNGFAVDTTSDPTKFTDENLKQYDCLVFSNTNNDVFDTDAQRVALMRYIQAGGNFVGLHSASGTERKWRWFKDLLGGTFFWHEPGQSFSVKVLDPKNPSVAHLGKTWQRQTDEFYFIKELGVNLNVLAVNDHSTIQKPGGKALDTFGDVFPSVWWHEYDGGRSFYTSLGHQKEDYEKEDLRKHILGAIEWAIGPQKPRNYSKAYATSPNDVVRNAIPALSK from the coding sequence ATGAAAAAACAAAACATCCTGACAACATGCCTGCTCTGCCTGCTATTCCTGGGGCCGGGGTGGCCGGAAAGCACACACGCGCAAAAAATTAAATGGAACAAGGTCAAAATCCTGGTTTATACCAAAAACGGGAAAGGCTACGTCCATGACAATATCGCCAATTCCAAAACAGCCATCCTCGCACTGGGCAAACAGAACGGTTTTGCTGTCGATACGACTTCCGACCCAACGAAGTTTACAGACGAAAACCTGAAACAATACGATTGCCTGGTATTTTCAAACACCAATAATGACGTTTTCGATACCGACGCTCAGCGGGTAGCACTCATGCGATATATTCAGGCGGGAGGAAACTTTGTAGGGCTGCATTCGGCCTCCGGTACCGAGCGCAAATGGCGGTGGTTCAAGGATTTGCTGGGCGGAACATTTTTCTGGCATGAGCCGGGGCAAAGCTTCTCGGTGAAGGTCCTCGACCCGAAAAATCCATCGGTAGCGCATTTGGGAAAAACCTGGCAGCGGCAAACGGACGAGTTCTATTTTATCAAGGAACTCGGCGTAAACCTGAACGTGCTGGCAGTGAACGACCATTCCACCATTCAAAAACCGGGCGGCAAGGCACTCGATACATTCGGCGACGTGTTCCCGTCGGTTTGGTGGCATGAGTACGACGGCGGGCGCTCCTTCTATACTTCGCTTGGGCACCAGAAGGAGGATTATGAAAAAGAAGACCTGCGCAAGCATATCCTCGGCGCCATCGAATGGGCTATCGGCCCGCAAAAGCCAAGGAATTACAGTAAAGCTTACGCAACCAGCCCGAACGACGTGGTACGCAATGCCATTCCCGCCCTCTCGAAATAA